A region from the uncultured Draconibacterium sp. genome encodes:
- a CDS encoding DUF4157 domain-containing protein: MKTKVNKPENPGKSSRSFFSKKTASGFFTGQAKLNIGESNDKYEKEADRVADQVINERNTSQPFFSPAENSIPQKKLHSESITSLVQKQVEEEEEAQTKLDMLNLQRESEEEEVQPKFEIQQQSVNNEEEESLQTKREDNTVGRQHTTEQLLKQSRGAGSELNRTVQQEMESGFGADFSNVKIHTDSRAIQLNKDLGARAFTSGNDIYFNTGQYQPHSESGQKLIAHELTHTLQQGASTSQTLVQRSTADEAYQQVADAASGWGTDEEGIFSAIRGCSERNLLRGRIEGILSSELSGYDLFKARLLLKYGPETNFPPGILTIWEATDGAGTNEELVYDAIRSSSNRALLKQSTWVQRTLRNEMSGHDYAKTQLLFRYGAESAYPAYINSLWTATVGTGTDESLIYTTMLSMSPAQLSELRTHTTFVGVVRDDLSGDYLQRFNSMLSGTDPAIQANDSTSSYGATQTGPIATIGNDRDDTDEYSPDDITQGAIGDCYFLASLAAIARSNPDALRNRISQQSDGSYNVILYVRDGDNFRQQVVNVTATFPQRDSGRGALTYANAGDTNAQGTELWVRLFEKAYAKLKGSYDEIEGGFEENALETLLGQEAEELNLSSLTNEQLITRVRAAFRSNQPVTAGTGRFEPNQFTRLNKIVPLHAYTVMDINDDTITLRNPHGESLGGGNLPTRVLPWNIFRRYFSNVTFLENQSS; the protein is encoded by the coding sequence ATGAAAACAAAAGTAAATAAACCGGAAAATCCAGGAAAGAGCAGTCGGTCCTTCTTTTCAAAAAAAACGGCGTCAGGCTTTTTTACCGGGCAGGCAAAGTTAAATATTGGTGAATCTAATGATAAATACGAAAAAGAGGCCGATCGTGTTGCCGATCAGGTAATAAATGAAAGAAACACTTCTCAGCCATTTTTTAGTCCTGCTGAAAATTCAATACCTCAAAAAAAATTACACTCAGAATCAATAACTTCGCTGGTACAGAAGCAAGTTGAAGAGGAGGAAGAAGCACAAACCAAATTGGATATGTTGAATTTACAACGGGAGTCTGAGGAGGAAGAAGTACAGCCCAAGTTTGAAATTCAGCAACAATCTGTAAATAACGAAGAGGAGGAATCGCTACAAACAAAGCGTGAAGATAATACCGTTGGTAGACAACATACAACGGAACAATTATTAAAACAGAGCAGAGGCGCAGGAAGTGAGCTAAATAGAACTGTTCAGCAGGAAATGGAGAGTGGGTTCGGGGCTGATTTTAGCAATGTAAAAATACATACTGACAGTCGTGCCATTCAATTAAATAAAGATTTGGGGGCACGGGCATTTACTTCGGGCAATGATATTTATTTTAATACCGGACAATATCAACCTCATTCTGAAAGTGGCCAAAAACTAATTGCCCACGAGTTAACTCATACTTTACAACAAGGGGCCAGCACTTCCCAAACATTAGTTCAGCGATCGACCGCAGATGAAGCATATCAGCAAGTTGCCGATGCGGCAAGCGGATGGGGAACCGATGAAGAGGGTATTTTTAGCGCCATTAGAGGCTGCAGCGAAAGAAATCTTTTAAGAGGCCGAATAGAGGGAATTTTAAGTTCTGAATTATCGGGATACGATTTGTTTAAAGCCAGGTTGTTACTAAAGTATGGGCCGGAAACAAATTTTCCACCAGGAATTTTAACTATATGGGAAGCAACAGACGGAGCCGGAACAAATGAGGAGTTGGTGTACGATGCAATTCGAAGTTCTTCAAACAGGGCTTTATTGAAACAATCAACATGGGTACAACGAACATTAAGAAATGAAATGTCGGGACATGATTATGCAAAAACTCAATTACTTTTCCGATATGGGGCTGAGTCTGCTTATCCCGCCTACATAAACTCTTTATGGACGGCCACTGTTGGAACAGGAACGGATGAAAGTTTGATTTATACTACGATGCTTTCCATGTCGCCTGCACAGCTTTCGGAACTGAGAACGCATACAACTTTTGTGGGAGTTGTTCGCGATGATTTATCCGGCGATTATTTACAACGTTTTAACTCCATGTTGAGTGGCACCGATCCTGCTATTCAGGCAAACGATTCAACTTCAAGCTATGGTGCAACTCAAACCGGGCCAATTGCAACAATTGGCAACGACCGCGATGATACTGACGAATATTCTCCTGATGATATTACACAAGGTGCCATTGGCGACTGTTATTTTCTTGCTTCACTTGCTGCAATTGCCAGAAGCAATCCGGACGCATTGAGAAATAGGATATCACAACAATCTGATGGTTCTTATAATGTAATATTATATGTAAGAGATGGTGATAATTTCCGACAACAAGTTGTTAATGTCACTGCTACTTTCCCTCAGCGAGATAGCGGCAGAGGTGCTCTAACATATGCAAACGCTGGAGATACGAATGCGCAGGGAACCGAACTTTGGGTTCGTTTGTTTGAGAAGGCCTATGCAAAGTTAAAAGGTAGTTATGATGAAATTGAAGGAGGTTTTGAAGAGAATGCATTAGAAACCTTACTGGGGCAGGAAGCGGAAGAGCTGAATCTAAGTAGTTTGACTAATGAACAATTAATTACCAGAGTGAGAGCTGCATTCCGGTCAAATCAACCAGTAACTGCAGGAACAGGAAGGTTTGAACCAAATCAATTTACCCGACTCAATAAAATTGTTCCTTTGCATGCTTATACCGTTATGGATATTAATGATGATACCATTACCCTGCGTAATCCGCATGGTGAATCATTAGGTGGAGGAAACCTGCCTACCAGAGTCTTGCCATGGAATATTTTTCGACGTTATTTTTCAAATGTAACTTTTCTGGAAAACCAAAGCTCCTAA
- a CDS encoding contractile injection system tape measure protein, which translates to MTGNRHIISRVFVEVETASEQEANWVKNNSGSFLQDDVLPSIERLFERYDLGQTFRFEKLKLAVHAETATDLESIRQAIEAQLENKLLQLRNAKNFEQEMANVEGQTESFITKNEKSIEGKRIDPDADEQEVLLYFLLTGNLPWHAQRNQVETLVSTKNWKIVIKSDKFREKLLSTFQQNKIATRRFVLQFGAELVIHTLQSFGLIKSSTKLRNFLKKIPENTSHVFLEAFVLQLFRHEGGEELWFRCLAILIQHNPLGIDEISEDLVGLKKQMTEIVPKRLINLLFSDKIEQRISKLEPGQHNSIEKWAKMDSKLPENNPTIKGEAFVNFESEKGSEVEEASNYNGLVDNAGMILFHPFIKTFFEHNGWLNPDDSIQEKFKMHAVQALHYCATGKGNFFEADMIFEKFLCNVPLNRPLSAKNLLSYEEKQEADLLMLAVVKNWKALKNTSANGLRQLFVQRQGKLTTLDQNYKLTVERKVQDALLEKLPWNISIVKLPWKKELIFVEW; encoded by the coding sequence TTGACAGGTAACAGGCACATAATCAGTCGGGTGTTTGTCGAGGTGGAAACAGCTTCAGAACAGGAAGCCAACTGGGTAAAAAACAACTCCGGTAGTTTTTTACAAGATGATGTATTGCCCTCAATTGAACGACTATTTGAGAGATACGATTTAGGTCAGACCTTTCGTTTTGAGAAACTGAAACTTGCTGTGCATGCTGAAACAGCAACTGACCTGGAAAGTATCCGGCAAGCCATTGAAGCGCAGCTGGAAAATAAGTTATTGCAGTTGAGAAATGCTAAAAACTTTGAGCAGGAAATGGCTAATGTCGAAGGTCAAACCGAAAGCTTCATCACTAAAAATGAAAAAAGTATCGAAGGAAAAAGGATTGATCCGGATGCTGATGAGCAGGAAGTTTTATTATATTTTTTATTAACAGGAAATCTGCCCTGGCATGCCCAACGCAATCAGGTCGAAACCCTTGTCAGTACGAAAAATTGGAAAATTGTAATTAAATCGGATAAGTTTAGAGAAAAACTTTTATCAACTTTTCAGCAGAATAAAATTGCTACAAGAAGATTTGTGCTACAATTTGGCGCGGAGTTGGTCATACACACTTTACAATCTTTCGGACTGATTAAGTCTTCAACAAAGCTCAGAAATTTTCTTAAGAAAATCCCTGAAAATACCAGCCATGTATTTTTAGAAGCATTTGTTTTACAGTTGTTTCGCCACGAGGGAGGTGAAGAATTATGGTTCCGGTGTTTGGCCATTTTAATACAACATAACCCATTGGGCATAGATGAGATTTCGGAAGATTTGGTTGGGCTAAAAAAACAAATGACAGAAATTGTTCCGAAACGATTGATAAACCTGCTTTTTTCAGACAAAATAGAACAGCGTATTTCGAAATTGGAGCCAGGTCAACACAATAGCATTGAAAAGTGGGCTAAAATGGATAGTAAGCTTCCTGAAAATAATCCAACCATTAAAGGGGAAGCGTTTGTAAACTTTGAATCAGAAAAAGGATCAGAGGTTGAAGAAGCCAGTAACTACAATGGTTTGGTGGATAATGCCGGTATGATCCTTTTTCATCCATTTATTAAAACTTTTTTTGAACATAATGGTTGGTTGAATCCCGACGATTCCATTCAGGAAAAGTTTAAAATGCACGCTGTACAAGCTTTGCATTATTGCGCAACTGGTAAGGGGAATTTTTTTGAAGCCGATATGATTTTCGAAAAATTCTTGTGCAACGTACCCTTAAACCGGCCCCTTAGTGCAAAAAATCTTTTGTCGTATGAGGAAAAGCAAGAAGCCGATTTATTGATGCTTGCTGTGGTAAAAAACTGGAAAGCACTTAAGAACACCTCGGCAAATGGTTTGCGACAGCTGTTTGTACAACGGCAGGGAAAATTAACAACACTCGATCAAAATTATAAACTCACGGTTGAACGTAAAGTTCAGGATGCATTATTGGAGAAATTACCTTGGAACATTTCCATTGTAAAACTTCCATGGAAAAAGGAATTGATATTTGTTGAATGGTAA